TTATGGTTGATTTTCAAGCTCTGAAAAGTGGGATGAAAGGTATTAAGCGGAAAGATTTGCCTTCTTTAAGAGCAATTGTAAAACAAGCCTATTTGTTTCTGCCGGTTGTGCTTCTCATTTATTTGCTTGTTAATGGTTATTCCGTTATTCGATCAGGTACAGCTGCTATTATTGCTTGTTTTGTGATAAGCTGGTTCACTAAAACGAATAAAATGGGCATTCGCCGACTTATAGGCGCATTTGATCTAGGAATGAGAAACACTATTCAATTATTGGCGGTTTGTGCTTGTGCTGGAATAATTGTTGGTGTTATTGCGTTAACTGGGGTAGGAATGAGATTTAGTTCAATGCTGCTTGGAGTGGCGGATACGAATCAGTTCCTTGCGCTTGTCTTTGCTATGTTTATTTCCATCTTACTTGGAATGGGAATGCCTACCACTGCTGCGTATGCTGTAGCTGCGTCTGTTGTTGCTCCAGGTCTGATTGAAATAGGGTTTGAACCATTATTTGCTCATATGTTTGTCTTTTATTTTGCAGTGATGTCCGCTATCACGCCTCCTGTTGCCTTGGCAGCTTATGCAGCAGCAGGTGTGGCAGGTGAAGATCCTTTCAAAACAGGAGTTCAAGCATTTAAACTTGGAATAGCAGCATTTATTGTACCGTATATGTTTATTTATAGTCCTTCCCTCTTTATGATCGGAGACGCGGGAACAATTATACTCGCAGCTGTTACAGCAGCAGCAGGAATTTATTTCTTATCGGCTTCTGTTCAAGGCTGGTTTTCAAAAGGCCGGGCAGGCTGGATTGTCCGACTCCTTTTACTTGGAGCAGCGATCTCGTTAATAAACACAAATATCTGGTTTGACCTTCTAGCTGTAGGCTTTGCGATATTGGCCTTTATTCTGCAAAAAATAGCAGCTGTTGAAAAAAAGACAGAAGAACATCCAGGCATACCATCTTAATACACCGTTGTTTGCAAAACTATAACAACAGATGATTGTCAGGAGGATCCTTTTGAAAGGGATTCTCCTTTTTCAATTTGCCGAGATTTAGGTGCAGTTCACTATTAATTATGGGATGGCTTTCTTTGTTACACAGACAATACGTCAAGCGGACTATTTTCTTTGGTGATGTCTTGGAGTTCAAAAGCCGGAATGGGGAACATTGGAAACCCTGCATACCCAGGTGAGATGTCATATTCATTAAAGTAGATAACCAACGTTTTATCGGCAATATAGTATTTTTGGTTTGGAGAAATTCCAGGAAATCCATTCAAAAGAGGTATATCCCTTCGTTTAATTTGCTCCTCAATAATGGCGTTAATTCGTGCTTCATAGTCACTTCCTTGTTTAAATAAATCCTTTAATTGGTAAATTTCTCCCGATTGAACATCGGCAGTCAGCGAATCCATAAATTCGACTGGATGTGCAAGCGAAGGCATATTAGCAAAAAGCGTGAATGTGAAACTTACAATGCCGCGCTGATTGTTTTTCATTTCGTAATTTCCAATAATCTCTGTCACGCCTGGTTCATAATACCCAAGCTCTTTCACTTGTAAAAACATCCCATCCATCTTGGTAAATATGGTGTCATTTAATTTATGCTGATGCATTGGGTTTAACAGCATTAACTGCGGGTAAAAAATCGAAATGTTCGGTGCCATAATGGAATAGGAATGAACAGGGACCGGCAGACGGTATCGTTCCATTTTAATCAACCCTTGCCAATATAAATTTATACAGTAGCCTATTCTCTCTACGGCAATAATGGAACAAATTTGTCAATGAGGATAAAAAAAAACCATGCTGTA
This DNA window, taken from Alteribacillus bidgolensis, encodes the following:
- a CDS encoding RsiV family protein — protein: MERYRLPVPVHSYSIMAPNISIFYPQLMLLNPMHQHKLNDTIFTKMDGMFLQVKELGYYEPGVTEIIGNYEMKNNQRGIVSFTFTLFANMPSLAHPVEFMDSLTADVQSGEIYQLKDLFKQGSDYEARINAIIEEQIKRRDIPLLNGFPGISPNQKYYIADKTLVIYFNEYDISPGYAGFPMFPIPAFELQDITKENSPLDVLSV